A segment of the Candidatus Desulfatibia profunda genome:
CCTTCCCGTTCCGCGAAGACCGGAAACATGTCAAAATTTCAGGCGAGATCGTCAGAACCACCGAAAATGGTATTGGTGTGAGATTCAAGATGAGCCAACCGGAGCAGCAACAGCTGACCGAATGTCTTATGGCGATGGTTTAAAGTGCCTTTCTGCCTACATATCATAATCCATGGTCACCGGATCCCGCATGATAAGTTCAATGGCGGTCGCGGCTGTTTGGGCAGCTTCAGGGAAAACTCGTTTCAGCGCTCTGATGTGTCGCAAGTTGTCTGCGGTCCGGAGGATGAGCATGGCAAGGTCTCCTTCTTCCATTTCAGCGGTGGAGAGCACTTTTTCCCAGGGCAGGCCGGTCGCCCATTGGAAAATTGTGACCGCCGGTCGCAAATACAGTGGTTTGATACTGAAACCGCGCTTGGACATGCGTTCTGCAAATGGTTTCAGACCTACGTTTGTCGATTGAAAGGTTGTTACCAGCCTTTGGGGCACGGAAGCCTTTTCAATTCTATCGTCCGATTCCCGTTCATATACAAATGA
Coding sequences within it:
- a CDS encoding PilZ domain-containing protein, which codes for MNVNYATCERSYNDFIKDISAGGLFIETRRPFSIGQDIVLTFPFREDRKHVKISGEIVRTTENGIGVRFKMSQPEQQQLTECLMAMV